The following coding sequences are from one Tolumonas lignilytica window:
- the crp gene encoding cAMP-activated global transcriptional regulator CRP, with protein sequence MVIGKPQSDPTQEWFLSHCHIHKYPAKSTLIHAGEKAETLYFIIKGSVAVLIKDEEGKEMILSYLNQGDFIGELGLFDESENPIRSAWIRAKTSCEVAEISYKKFRQLIQVNPEILMRLSAQMARRLQTTSQKVGNLAFLDVTGRIAQTLLNLAKQPDAMTHPDGMQIKITRQEIGQIVGCSRETVGRILKMLEDQELITAHGKTIVVFGTR encoded by the coding sequence ATGGTAATCGGCAAACCGCAAAGCGATCCAACACAGGAATGGTTTCTTTCTCACTGCCATATTCATAAATATCCGGCAAAAAGCACACTGATTCACGCGGGTGAAAAAGCAGAAACTTTGTATTTCATTATCAAAGGTTCTGTGGCTGTGCTGATCAAAGACGAAGAAGGCAAGGAAATGATTCTGTCTTACCTGAATCAGGGAGACTTTATCGGCGAACTGGGTCTGTTTGATGAAAGCGAGAACCCGATTCGTTCAGCCTGGATCCGTGCAAAAACCTCTTGTGAAGTTGCTGAAATCTCTTACAAAAAATTCCGTCAGTTAATTCAGGTCAACCCTGAGATCCTGATGCGTCTTTCTGCACAGATGGCTCGTCGTCTGCAAACCACCAGCCAGAAAGTGGGCAATCTGGCCTTCCTGGATGTAACCGGTCGGATCGCACAGACCCTGCTGAATTTGGCCAAACAGCCTGATGCCATGACTCATCCAGACGGTATGCAGATCAAAATCACCCGCCAGGAAATCGGTCAGATCGTGGGTTGCTCCCGCGAAACAGTGGGTCGTATTCTGAAGATGCTGGAAGATCAGGAACTGATCACGGCTCATGGCAAAACGATCGTGGTGTTTGGCACGCGCTAA
- a CDS encoding LysE family translocator, giving the protein MEQSLLLSLIAFAWITCVTPGPNNVMLTGSGARFGFWHSMQHIAGISGGLVCMLLLMALGVGALFQQWPVLQLLLKIGGSAYLLYLAWQIAQAGVPELNASSCQSGIKPWRFHQAVLFQFMNPKAWLMSLSAIGSFTLLGEQYWSSVIWVLAVFALVGLKTSSMWTLFGVKVGQWLKTPRAWHYWNRSMGMLTALCVALIWFE; this is encoded by the coding sequence ATGGAACAAAGCCTGTTATTGTCGCTGATCGCTTTTGCCTGGATCACCTGTGTCACGCCCGGCCCGAATAACGTCATGCTGACCGGTTCTGGTGCCCGTTTTGGTTTCTGGCACTCAATGCAACATATTGCCGGGATCAGTGGTGGCTTGGTCTGCATGTTGTTGCTCATGGCATTGGGGGTGGGCGCACTCTTCCAACAATGGCCGGTGTTGCAGTTGCTGCTAAAGATCGGTGGATCCGCGTATCTGCTCTATTTGGCCTGGCAGATCGCGCAGGCAGGGGTGCCTGAACTGAATGCCTCTTCTTGTCAGTCTGGCATCAAACCGTGGCGTTTTCATCAGGCGGTGTTGTTCCAGTTTATGAATCCGAAAGCCTGGCTGATGAGCCTATCGGCCATCGGCAGCTTTACCCTGTTGGGCGAACAGTATTGGTCTTCGGTGATTTGGGTCTTGGCGGTGTTTGCACTGGTGGGATTAAAAACCAGCTCAATGTGGACGCTGTTTGGCGTGAAGGTCGGGCAGTGGCTGAAAACCCCTCGCGCCTGGCATTACTGGAATCGAAGCATGGGGATGTTAACGGCACTGTGTGTGGCGTTGATCTGGTTTGAATAA
- a CDS encoding PLP-dependent aminotransferase family protein — MTIWNPQLSGQGPLYRQLAQAIGQAIEQGELQPGQRLPTHRALADQLGVTVGTITRAYSEAEHQGWVNARVGAGTYVREAAEEPALSWHIRQPDPARIELWQNLPILQDRENSFRDAMESILATSGRINALMEYSSVNGELSQREIVCQWLHQYGFDTAQPERLFFSFGAQNGLLLSLMACGAVGETVLCEGLTYPGLSTLSHSLRIQLKGLAMDDEGMLPQALEKACQSGNYRTLYLTPTIQNPTAVTMSLARRQEILALCERYQLTIIEDDVHGILPEIRPPAMVELAPERVIHLGSFAKNTSAGLRLGYMLVPQHLHTAMSIAVRGSSWMITPLMIELTCRWLQSGQADRMLLQQRKTLRERGELLRHHLSAYQVQYQEGGMHAWLPLPAYWRCQAFVQAANQQGVGVAGAELFAAAHYPSPQAVRLSISHPADNISLDKALRVLRELLETEPTPQWVI, encoded by the coding sequence ATGACAATTTGGAATCCACAGCTTTCAGGTCAGGGACCGTTGTATCGCCAACTCGCACAGGCCATTGGTCAGGCCATCGAGCAAGGTGAATTACAACCCGGTCAACGTTTACCCACACACCGTGCGCTTGCCGATCAACTCGGCGTCACCGTCGGCACCATCACCCGCGCCTATAGCGAGGCGGAACATCAGGGATGGGTGAACGCACGCGTCGGTGCGGGAACCTACGTGCGAGAGGCGGCTGAGGAGCCCGCGTTGAGCTGGCATATCCGGCAGCCGGATCCGGCGCGGATCGAATTGTGGCAGAACCTGCCGATCCTGCAGGATCGAGAGAACTCGTTCCGCGATGCAATGGAATCCATACTGGCGACATCCGGCCGGATCAACGCCCTGATGGAATACAGCTCGGTCAATGGCGAATTGTCACAGCGCGAAATTGTCTGTCAGTGGTTGCATCAATACGGATTCGATACCGCTCAGCCGGAGCGGTTATTTTTCAGTTTTGGTGCCCAGAATGGCCTGTTGTTGAGTTTGATGGCGTGTGGCGCAGTCGGTGAAACCGTGTTGTGTGAGGGGCTGACGTATCCAGGCCTCAGCACCTTGTCTCACTCCCTGCGCATTCAGCTCAAAGGGTTGGCGATGGATGACGAAGGCATGCTGCCTCAGGCGTTGGAAAAAGCCTGCCAGAGTGGGAATTACCGCACCCTCTATCTAACGCCCACCATCCAGAACCCGACAGCCGTTACGATGAGTCTCGCTCGACGTCAAGAAATCTTGGCCCTGTGTGAACGCTATCAATTGACCATCATTGAAGATGATGTGCATGGCATCCTGCCCGAGATCCGCCCTCCCGCCATGGTCGAATTGGCGCCGGAACGGGTCATTCATCTGGGCAGTTTTGCCAAAAATACCAGCGCCGGATTACGTCTGGGTTATATGCTGGTTCCTCAGCATCTGCATACGGCCATGTCGATTGCCGTACGCGGTTCCAGTTGGATGATCACACCACTGATGATTGAACTGACCTGCCGCTGGCTGCAGTCCGGACAGGCGGATCGCATGTTGCTGCAACAACGGAAAACATTGCGGGAACGGGGAGAACTCCTGCGTCACCATTTAAGTGCCTATCAGGTGCAATATCAGGAGGGAGGCATGCACGCCTGGCTACCCTTGCCTGCATACTGGCGTTGTCAGGCCTTTGTACAGGCCGCTAATCAGCAAGGTGTCGGCGTTGCCGGTGCCGAATTATTTGCAGCAGCCCACTATCCGTCACCACAGGCCGTCCGTTTGTCGATTAGTCATCCGGCAGATAATATTTCGCTGGATAAAGCACTGCGGGTACTGCGAGAATTATTGGAAACGGAACCAACCCCACAATGGGTCATATGA
- a CDS encoding YheU family protein: MIIPWQQLPNATLDNLIESFVLREGTDYGEQTFSLSEKVTQVRQQLERGDVVILYSELHESVTIVPKNTIPPIDDVTEN; encoded by the coding sequence ATGATCATTCCTTGGCAGCAGCTTCCCAATGCTACTTTAGATAACCTGATCGAATCTTTCGTGCTGCGTGAAGGCACCGATTACGGGGAACAAACCTTTTCACTGTCTGAAAAGGTCACTCAAGTGCGACAGCAGTTGGAACGCGGCGATGTGGTGATTTTATACAGCGAATTACATGAATCTGTCACAATCGTGCCTAAAAACACGATTCCGCCGATCGATGATGTAACAGAAAATTAA